Proteins encoded in a region of the Fundidesulfovibrio soli genome:
- a CDS encoding ABC transporter ATP-binding protein, whose amino-acid sequence MIALSDVTLTLPSQAGPVNILRGASLRAKAGEHLAVVGPSGAGKTTLLMLLAGLEKPTSGQVRVAGLELSNLDEDRLARFRLENVGIVFQSFHLAPAMTAQENVALPLEFARRPDAMRLAAEALTRVGLGGRLTHYPAQLSGGEQQRVALARAVVNNPRLILADEPTGNLDHETGEMVVSMLFDLARQSGATMVLVTHDMGLAARCGRTARMEDGVLSDQP is encoded by the coding sequence ATGATCGCACTTTCCGACGTTACGCTCACCCTACCGAGCCAGGCTGGGCCGGTCAACATTCTGCGGGGTGCCAGCCTGCGCGCCAAGGCCGGGGAGCACCTGGCCGTGGTGGGCCCATCGGGCGCGGGCAAGACCACCCTGCTCATGCTCCTGGCCGGGCTGGAGAAGCCCACTTCCGGGCAGGTGCGCGTGGCCGGGCTGGAGCTCTCCAACCTGGACGAGGACCGCCTGGCCCGCTTCCGCCTTGAGAACGTGGGCATCGTGTTCCAGAGCTTCCATCTGGCACCGGCCATGACCGCGCAGGAAAACGTGGCCCTGCCCCTGGAGTTCGCCCGCAGGCCGGACGCCATGCGCCTGGCCGCCGAGGCCCTCACGCGCGTGGGCCTGGGCGGCAGGCTCACCCACTACCCGGCGCAGCTCTCCGGCGGGGAGCAGCAGCGCGTGGCCCTGGCCCGGGCCGTGGTCAACAACCCGCGCCTGATCCTGGCGGACGAGCCCACCGGCAACCTGGACCACGAGACCGGCGAGATGGTCGTCTCCATGCTCTTCGACCTGGCCCGCCAGTCCGGCGCGACCATGGTGCTCGTCACCCACGACATGGGCCTGGCCGCCCGCTGCGGGCGCACCGCCCGCATGGAGGACGGCGTGCTCTCGGACCAGCCGTGA
- a CDS encoding arylesterase, translating into MDVQAKALTIAALGDSLTAGFGLPGGQSFTAVLEKELRARGRDVSVVNFGVSGDTTAGGVSRVKSVLASSPDGVILELGANDGLRGLDPAQAEANLDRIIAACKERGVPVLLMGMRTLAGMGKRYGEEFAAIYPRLAQKYGLMLYPFFLEGVAGNPALNLPDGLHPNYEGIREIVRRTAPTVEKWLDTIGK; encoded by the coding sequence ATGGACGTTCAGGCCAAGGCCCTGACAATCGCGGCCCTGGGCGACAGCCTGACCGCCGGGTTCGGGCTGCCGGGGGGGCAGTCCTTCACGGCGGTGCTGGAGAAGGAGCTGCGTGCGCGCGGGCGCGACGTGTCCGTGGTGAACTTCGGCGTCTCCGGTGACACCACCGCGGGCGGCGTGAGCCGCGTGAAGTCGGTGCTGGCCTCGTCCCCGGACGGGGTGATCCTGGAGCTCGGGGCCAACGACGGCCTGCGCGGCCTGGACCCGGCCCAGGCCGAGGCCAACCTGGATCGGATCATCGCGGCCTGCAAGGAGCGCGGCGTGCCCGTGCTGCTCATGGGCATGAGGACGCTGGCGGGTATGGGCAAGCGTTACGGCGAGGAGTTCGCGGCCATCTACCCCCGGCTGGCACAGAAATACGGCCTGATGCTCTATCCCTTCTTCCTGGAGGGCGTGGCGGGCAACCCGGCGCTGAACCTGCCGGACGGCCTGCACCCCAACTACGAGGGAATCCGGGAGATCGTGCGGCGCACGGCCCCGACAGTGGAGAAGTGGCTGGATACGATTGGGAAGTGA